cttacagtgaaatgcttacttacaagcccttaagcaacaatgaagttttaagaaaaatacaacaaaaaaagaaataaaagtaacaaataattaaagagcaccattaaaataacaatagcgaggctatatacagggtgttctggtacagatcaagagagacctttagaaaatatgcacattttctctaacactgtcacgacttcgaccgaggcaggctctccttcgcgtgcgggtggcgttcggcggtcgtcgtcaccggcctattagctgccactgatccttttctccccctccctatgtggttattgggttcacctgttgtgtattagggttaattagttgggctcaTTAGTCAGCCAGCcggcacgtttctttgtgcgggattgtttgtttgtaagtagtGGTGTTGTTTTTGGTGCTACGTGTTTTCTGGActgtgtttcccccccccccccccctcccgtgtCTGGGGCTGGTTAAatagtacacccagtgtgttagtagggtggcctagtttgcccgtgttcattaaagaacattttgtactggcacctgctgtttcctgcgttTTGACTCCAcgctccgacacccaggccttacaaacACTAAACATACAAATCTGTATTTTATAGTTATAAGGAAGATGAAATGTTATAATCTGATTATACTATATTTAGGAAGTATATAAATAATTTCAAGCGGTATTTATACAGTTCTGTTGAATAGGAAATACGTCATATAAAATACTTCATATTTttatcatatttgtactgtgtattTGAGCTGTGTCCTCAAGTGAATACACCTCAGcaattaatttttttaaattacaaaaaAGTGAGACTTTCTTGGAGTATGCAacattactagttattgtttatggccctctcATAATAAATAATTACTTTGGGGACTTACAATTAGTTACATTTAACTGGTTTAAATAGCATAGTGCGTGCCAATGCCGCCTCAGCATTATGGCTAAGTTTCATACTAAGCCGTAGGCAGAAGTTTACCGAAATGATTACTAGATCATTAGGCGGCAATAAAAGTTTTGGCTTTGATACCGGCAATAGCTTTCAGATATATGGAAAAGGCAGAAAAAAGTTGGCAGTATGCGAAAGTTGGCGGAAGAACGTCTTAGTATGAAAGGGATATCAGTTTGAGTGTGGATCCTGCAGTCAGGCTTTCCATTTCCTCTGCTCCCCACTGCTAGGGGCTAGGGGGCAGGCTTTACATCTCTTCTTCATTTGGTAATTAACTGAAGCCAGTGATTCAAGGGCTTAGGAATCTCGTCATAAACCAAGCTGAAACAGAACAGAAAACCCCAAGGACCAGGTTTAAGATGGACTATTTGTACCCCATATAGGCCTAGGCCCATTTTATTTCCCCTCTGTTATACACATACTGAAAGGTTAGGTTACGATAGCCAAAAACACTTGAACTGTAATACTGTATCAGAATATAATCAATATGTATTATATAATATCTTCCTCCATATTCTGCAGACATAGAACATCTGCAGCAAAGAACATCTGCAGCAAAGAACATCTGACCACCCCAAACGCAGTCTGACCCTgaaccccacccccctcccccccaactcCCATCCCcacttccatctctccctttcactcACGATGGCTGAGCCTCCAGAACCAGTGCACTTCCAGGGGGACCAAGCATCAGCAGAAGCAGCGGCACTCGGCTCTGAGCCGGGTGAGTCCACAGAGGTGGAGTGTCCCATCTGCTACCACGAGTATAACCAGTGTGGCAAGTGTCCTCGCATGCTGGAATGCCTCCACGTCTTCTGCACCGAGTGCCTCCAGAGAATCCAGCTGTTCCCGTATCCAGCTGAACCCGCGGATCCCCAGAGCCCTCGCAGCACTGCCATTTTCTGCCCCCTCTGCCGCCACCCCACCCTGCTGGAGACCGGCGACCCCCTCACCCTGCCCTGCAACTCCCGCATTCTGGCTCAACTGCCCCCCATGGCTTTCTGCACACCCGTGTCGATGGCTGCCCACTTGGCCACCGTCACCCAGAGGGTGGTCCTCTCCCTGGATACCAGCAGGGACGCCCGCTTCATCATCCTGCCCACAGTGAGCCTAAGGGTGGAGCAGATGCACCCAAGCGATAGGCCCCATGGTGGAGGTGTGGGCCTGGTGGGTGAGGTGGAGGTGCTGCAGCACCACAGGAGGACCCTGGCCGTGGTGTTCTGGGTGTTGTTTGTGATGACCTGCGTGGTGGGACTGGTGTTTGGGCCCAGGTTTTTCCGCAACTAAGGGGAGAAGGAACCGAGGGGCCTGTTCCAATACTTTTACATGCAGCCTTCCTTCCTTTTGTCTTTCCTTGTTTCCTTCCCCCTTGctcaaggaaggaaggaaggaagggtgtATTGTCAAAATATTTGAATATGGCCTAAGATCTAGACTGAACTACGTGCCTACATCCAACGTAGCCTTGAAACGTCCTGTTAGCTTCAATTCAACTGTAAATGACATATCTTTAAAATATATAAAAGGTTGATGCATACAGTCTCATAATCACATGTCTAGTTCCGATTGTTGAGAAAATTATATATAGACAGTTCTGAGTTGTTTGGCTATGCACTGATTTAGAGTTCCCTCTAGTGGTCTAATCTAGGAGCACCTATTACATTGgggcgccaggtagcctagtggttagagtgttgggccagtcaaCAGCTTGCTTGTTTCGAATCCCTGATCCGAATAGGAGATAAATCTGCcgatctgcccttgagcaaggcacttaaccgtaATTGCTCCAGGGTTGCGCAATAATGCCTGATCCCTGGCCTTGACCCCACTCCCTGagagtgtctcagggggagtggaATTTCACACCAAGCACTTGTACAGGTTAACCATTAGTacatgtgtgaaacaggacaaatataagcaccccctaTTTGACCTTTGATTGTATTGGCTATTTATTCAAATATTTTCATATGTTTCACATTttgactctctctccctgtgcatgtgtgtgtgtgtaaaatcatTTAGGCTGCATAATGAAGATGAATTATGGCTAATGTGAATGTGGAAAATGTATTGTGGAATAAAATCTCCGGAATATCTCTACAGGGGGACGAGGGCACGTTTAGCAAAAACGTAAAGGGAGCATACACGACGTCATACGCCGCGTTGGCTTGCAACAGTCGAGAGAAACGGTTTTAGAGTCCCCCTTCCCTCCGTATGTTTTTGGTGGGGGAAAAGTTGTGGGTGGCCGATAGTGTGAAGGTAGGGTGTGCTTGGTTTTTAACCATTTGGCCGTAGGAGAATGATATATTGTATCTTTGGGAGATAGAAACTAAGGGGATATGCACGTGGTATAAGTATACTTTTTAACTTTTTTGTTAGTTCTGGCCAGTGCAAATTTACTGGCTAGCGTTGTAAGAGCATTTCACCTCACCCCCTTTTCCCGTTAGCCTGTTAGCTTTCTCTTCCATAGTTTCTGTGGGACAGCTGAAAAAAGGGTTTAGAGAAATGGCGGAAACCAAAATAATATACCACATCGACGAGGAGGAGACGCCGTATTTGGTGAAGATTCCGATTCCTGCCGAAAATATCACTTTGTTGGATTTTAAACAGGTCTTGAACAAGCCAAACTACAAATTCTTCTTCAAGTCTATGGACCAGGACTTTGGGTGAGTGAGAGCTAACGTTAGTGATTCATGATTGTGCGAGAGTCGGGTTGTGGGTTTCAGGCAAATTATGATAAAGGGGAAAATCAACCAACCCAGAATGAGTTCTATAAGCGCAATAGGAGCCAATGAATGTCTCCAAGTGTGCCTTAATGTTACGAACGTTTGTGAGTGACTTTCGCCTTTCGAAAGGGATGGGATGTGGGGGGTGACTGACTGCGCGCAGAATGCGAACCATTCAATTAGGCCTCTCTCGCCATACATCACACCCTTCCCTTTCTCATAGCTAAGAGCGCCTTCTCTCTTAGAGATTGATAGAAATGTACATAATTGATACCTGGAGGAAAATGGaggagggtcatgctttttcagtcaaggggaggctttagtatttaaaaaaaattctagtccaggggagggtcatgtgatTTGTAATGGCAATATTTCTCAGTGTTTGCGTTGCTTATTAGGCTATACATCAATGTGTGCTATAGGCTACAAAGTGCATACTCAGAAACCCAGAGCAGAGTTACATTTCTTagatagctgctgggatggtgtaaataaaactaggctacattacacactgcaattccACCCCTGAGCCCCTGCCAGCTCTGCTCTTGGGCCCCTATTCCAACCCAAGTTAAGCGACTGTAAATGGAACGTAATTCCATTTTAATGTGCTTTTTTCTCTATGTATTGAGACTTTGAACTTAAGTATGAGAATAACATGCTATTCACCTACTTTGTTTGAGGTGTCGCTCGACTAAAGGTGTGTTTACAGATGacatattctgaccttgacttaatttCCTTATAATTCCACCAATTTTACGCTTGAGGAAACCATAAGATCAGCAAACCTGTCAGTTCCAAGTGGGAAAAGCGTCTGCTTTTTTCCAATTAAAAAAAAGCAATAATTTATAAATTggtaagagctattgataagagcaaGTTAAATTAGTATTGTAAATGCACATAGCAATTGTTTTACATGGTTTTTCCTTATGATCCCAGGAGATGAATGTGAAACCAGCCATATGGAAGCAAACTGAAAATCATATCGACATGTATTGCGGCCCCTTTTTCTACAGTGAAATCGGatattaattagggccgatttcaagttttcataacaatcagatatcggtatttttgggcgctgATTTgccgttaaaaaaaatatatatattattttttattatttttttttattatttttttaaaatatatatatttttaaattatttttaca
Above is a genomic segment from Salvelinus fontinalis isolate EN_2023a chromosome 36, ASM2944872v1, whole genome shotgun sequence containing:
- the LOC129835816 gene encoding E3 ubiquitin-protein ligase RNF186-like — its product is MAEPPEPVHFQGDQASAEAAALGSEPGESTEVECPICYHEYNQCGKCPRMLECLHVFCTECLQRIQLFPYPAEPADPQSPRSTAIFCPLCRHPTLLETGDPLTLPCNSRILAQLPPMAFCTPVSMAAHLATVTQRVVLSLDTSRDARFIILPTVSLRVEQMHPSDRPHGGGVGLVGEVEVLQHHRRTLAVVFWVLFVMTCVVGLVFGPRFFRN